A genome region from Syntrophomonadaceae bacterium includes the following:
- the folB gene encoding dihydroneopterin aldolase, which yields MDKITLKGMAFYGYHGVLPEEKSLGQRFLVDAAVWLDLKQATAADSIQAGIDYTEIYRIVKGLVEGKRCNLIETLAERIAGAVLQGFPQIDQTTITVAKPEAPIPGVLAGVTVEVTRRRAG from the coding sequence ATGGACAAGATAACTTTAAAAGGCATGGCTTTTTACGGCTACCACGGGGTGCTGCCGGAGGAGAAGTCCCTGGGCCAGCGGTTTCTGGTTGATGCCGCGGTGTGGCTAGACCTTAAGCAGGCCACTGCCGCCGATAGCATTCAGGCGGGGATTGATTATACGGAAATCTACCGGATCGTGAAGGGACTGGTTGAAGGCAAGCGCTGCAACCTGATCGAAACCCTGGCTGAAAGGATCGCCGGCGCGGTATTGCAGGGTTTCCCCCAAATTGACCAAACAACTATTACTGTAGCTAAACCGGAGGCTCCCATCCCCGGGGTGTTAGCCGGGGTGACGGTAGAAGTAACCAGGAGGCGGGCAGGATGA
- a CDS encoding 2-C-methyl-D-erythritol 4-phosphate cytidylyltransferase, with protein sequence MDNLAVVVVAAGAGKRMGAGINKVYLKLCGRPVLAYSLDTLEECAEVAEVVVVVASGEEDLYQSAVAQPEKYAKVKKIVAGGARRVDSVQNGLDALSGRQELVAVHDGARPLFTSELLMAAAKEALVWGGAIAAVPVKDTIKISDDRGVVVSTPKRETLWAAQTPQVFRLKVITEAFRLMDIDSEEVTDEASLLEGIGLPVKLVMGDYENLKITTPEDLALAEAILERRKKLAGRFRL encoded by the coding sequence GTGGATAACTTAGCGGTTGTGGTTGTGGCTGCAGGGGCAGGAAAGCGCATGGGGGCAGGGATTAACAAAGTATATCTGAAGCTATGCGGCCGCCCGGTTTTGGCCTACTCCCTGGATACCCTGGAAGAGTGTGCCGAAGTTGCAGAAGTTGTCGTGGTGGTAGCCTCCGGGGAAGAAGACTTATACCAGTCGGCTGTTGCCCAGCCCGAAAAATATGCCAAAGTAAAGAAAATTGTAGCGGGCGGTGCCCGTCGGGTGGATTCAGTCCAAAACGGCTTAGATGCTTTGTCGGGAAGACAGGAACTGGTGGCTGTGCATGACGGTGCGCGGCCACTTTTCACGTCTGAGCTTTTAATGGCCGCAGCCAAAGAGGCCCTGGTCTGGGGCGGTGCGATTGCCGCAGTGCCGGTAAAAGATACGATTAAGATCAGTGACGATCGAGGTGTGGTGGTTTCCACTCCCAAGCGGGAGACCCTCTGGGCTGCCCAAACTCCCCAGGTGTTTCGCCTTAAGGTCATAACGGAGGCCTTCCGTCTGATGGACATAGACAGTGAGGAAGTAACCGATGAGGCCTCTCTGTTAGAGGGGATCGGCCTGCCGGTTAAGCTGGTCATGGGGGATTACGAAAACTTAAAAATTACAACCCCTGAAGACTTGGCTCTGGCAGAGGCCATTTTGGAGAGGAGGAAGAAACTTGCGGGTAGGTTTAGGCTTTGA
- the folP gene encoding dihydropteroate synthase encodes MGILNITSDSFSDGGLYLGLDRAVARAKEMVAEGADIIDIGGESTRPYADPVPLAEEIARVIPVLERLVTEVNVPISVDTYKSEVARQALKRKATIINDISGLRADPQMAEVVAEFGCPVVVMHIKGTPKNMQENPVYDDVVGEVMAYLQGSIEMALQAGVQKEKVIVDPGIGFGKTASHSLEILHRLAEFKALGQPILTGTSRKSFIGKVLDLPPAERLEGTAATVALSIAGGADLVRVHDVKAMKRVVRMTDAIVRWRKT; translated from the coding sequence ATGGGCATTCTTAACATCACCTCAGATTCATTTTCCGACGGCGGCCTGTACCTGGGCCTGGACCGGGCGGTGGCAAGGGCCAAGGAAATGGTCGCGGAAGGAGCCGATATTATTGATATCGGCGGTGAGTCCACCCGGCCCTATGCCGACCCGGTCCCGCTGGCAGAAGAAATTGCCCGGGTTATCCCCGTCCTGGAACGCTTGGTAACGGAAGTTAACGTCCCCATTTCCGTTGATACCTACAAAAGTGAGGTGGCCAGGCAGGCCCTGAAGCGGAAAGCCACAATCATCAACGACATCAGCGGGCTTAGGGCAGACCCCCAAATGGCGGAAGTTGTGGCGGAATTCGGCTGCCCGGTGGTAGTGATGCATATTAAAGGCACCCCCAAGAACATGCAGGAAAACCCGGTTTATGACGACGTCGTGGGGGAAGTAATGGCATACCTGCAGGGCTCGATAGAAATGGCCCTTCAAGCCGGGGTGCAAAAGGAAAAGGTAATCGTTGACCCCGGCATCGGATTTGGCAAGACGGCCAGTCATAGCCTGGAAATACTGCACCGCTTGGCGGAATTTAAAGCCCTGGGACAACCCATTTTAACCGGCACGTCCAGGAAATCTTTCATCGGCAAGGTCTTGGACCTGCCGCCGGCGGAAAGGCTGGAAGGCACTGCTGCCACGGTGGCCTTAAGCATCGCTGGTGGCGCCGACCTGGTGCGGGTGCATGATGTCAAGGCCATGAAACGGGTGGTCCGGATGACCGACGCTATCGTCAGATGGAGGAAGACATGA
- a CDS encoding RNA polymerase sigma factor — protein sequence MKYDAAGLENEKKLVEQAKHDPAAFGRLYEQNYDSILNYALRRTGDIQVAQDITAETFLKALKDIGKFKWQNVPFSAWLFKIATNEIAAWFRKGSYKSVSLEKLRDEGFEPISGDDVEQEAIAAQEEILRSQEFLAVRKKIDLLPQKYQEVIALRFFAGKQIAEIGQILDKPEGTIKSLLHRGLERLKKEFQSEKKMQLLS from the coding sequence ATGAAATATGATGCTGCAGGACTGGAAAATGAAAAAAAGCTGGTCGAACAGGCAAAACACGACCCTGCAGCTTTTGGCAGACTATATGAACAAAACTATGACAGCATATTGAACTATGCGCTGCGCAGAACGGGCGATATCCAGGTTGCGCAGGACATAACCGCGGAGACTTTCTTAAAAGCCCTTAAAGATATCGGCAAATTCAAATGGCAGAACGTTCCTTTTTCAGCATGGCTGTTCAAGATCGCCACCAATGAGATAGCGGCCTGGTTCAGGAAGGGCAGCTATAAATCAGTTTCGCTGGAAAAGCTGAGAGACGAGGGCTTTGAACCCATATCAGGGGATGATGTGGAACAGGAAGCGATAGCCGCTCAGGAAGAAATCCTGAGAAGCCAGGAGTTTTTGGCCGTGCGCAAAAAAATCGATTTGCTGCCGCAAAAGTATCAGGAGGTTATAGCACTGCGGTTTTTTGCCGGCAAGCAAATTGCCGAAATCGGGCAGATCCTTGATAAGCCGGAAGGGACAATTAAGTCACTTTTGCACAGGGGGCTTGAAAGGCTGAAAAAAGAATTCCAAAGCGAGAAGAAGATGCAACTTTTAAGCTGA
- the folE gene encoding GTP cyclohydrolase I FolE, whose product MFDHQKIEQAVTMILEAIGENPAREGLVDTPKRVARMYQEVLGGLERDPADDFTVLYAEEHEELVLIRNISFYSMCEHHLLPFFGKIHVGYIPRKGKVVGLSKLARGIETLAKRPQLQERLTKQIADAVMEHAKALGVIVVVEAEHMCMTMRGVNKPGSYTITSAVRGVLHDDEALRAEALSLIKA is encoded by the coding sequence ATGTTTGATCATCAGAAGATAGAACAAGCAGTAACCATGATTTTAGAAGCAATCGGCGAAAATCCGGCCCGGGAAGGGCTGGTAGATACTCCGAAAAGAGTTGCCAGGATGTATCAGGAGGTATTAGGCGGGCTGGAACGAGACCCTGCCGATGACTTTACCGTTTTGTATGCGGAAGAACATGAAGAGCTGGTCTTGATCAGGAATATTTCCTTTTATTCCATGTGCGAGCATCACCTGTTGCCCTTTTTTGGCAAGATACATGTGGGTTATATTCCCCGCAAGGGCAAGGTAGTGGGGTTAAGCAAACTGGCCCGGGGGATCGAAACCTTAGCCAAGCGGCCGCAGCTGCAGGAGCGTTTAACCAAGCAGATTGCCGATGCGGTGATGGAGCATGCCAAGGCTTTGGGAGTAATCGTAGTGGTAGAGGCGGAGCATATGTGTATGACCATGCGCGGTGTGAACAAGCCCGGTTCCTATACCATTACTTCCGCTGTCCGGGGTGTTTTGCACGATGACGAGGCCCTGCGGGCCGAAGCCCTGTCCCTGATCAAAGCTTGA
- a CDS encoding glutamate--tRNA ligase — MGWGIVEKVRVRFAPSPTGPLHIGGARSALFNYLFARKLGGQFVLRIEDTDLERSSRAAEENIMDSLRWLGIEWDEGPDAGGPYAPYRQTERLKSYHAAVARLRQTGHCYNCYCSEEELERERQELLAKGELPRYLGKCKSLSPEEEKEQRALGREPVVRFRVPAGQTLVVDDLVRGQVSFDSDGIGDFVIVKSDGIPTYNFAVVIDDLSMDITHVLRAEEHLPNTPRQILVYQALGATLPQFAHISLILGQDRSKMSKRHGATSVQQYREMGYLPEALVNFLALLGWAPEGEQEIFSLPELVQAFSLDRVAKNPAVFDLDKLDWISGYYIRQTPVERLAELGMGYLQSAGYLPANPAAANRELAEKLFLAVRPYLTHLAQVTQFGPLFFAARVELSNEAREVLGEEQVPQVIKLFRLKLDEIAELEPQAVKSMLKSITKELKLGGRQVFQPLRAAITGQIHGPELHDIIPVIGRERVLSRLADLEGTAP, encoded by the coding sequence ATGGGATGGGGAATTGTGGAAAAGGTGCGGGTTCGCTTTGCCCCCAGCCCGACAGGGCCTTTGCATATTGGGGGAGCCAGATCGGCTTTATTTAATTATTTGTTTGCCAGAAAACTGGGGGGCCAGTTTGTTTTGCGCATCGAGGACACCGACTTGGAGCGGTCCAGTAGGGCCGCGGAGGAAAATATCATGGATTCCTTGCGCTGGCTGGGTATCGAGTGGGATGAAGGACCGGATGCGGGGGGTCCCTATGCCCCTTACCGGCAAACCGAGCGGCTCAAGTCTTACCATGCTGCCGTGGCCAGGTTGCGGCAAACCGGCCACTGCTATAATTGTTATTGTTCCGAGGAGGAGTTGGAGCGGGAGCGGCAGGAGCTTTTAGCCAAAGGCGAGTTGCCCCGGTACCTGGGCAAGTGCAAGAGCCTTTCCCCGGAGGAGGAGAAAGAGCAGCGGGCCCTTGGCCGTGAACCTGTGGTAAGGTTTCGGGTACCAGCGGGACAAACCCTGGTTGTGGACGACCTGGTGCGGGGCCAGGTATCTTTTGACAGCGACGGGATCGGCGATTTTGTGATTGTGAAGTCGGACGGCATCCCCACCTATAATTTTGCGGTAGTGATCGATGACCTGAGCATGGATATTACCCATGTCCTCCGGGCGGAGGAACACCTCCCGAACACCCCGCGCCAGATCCTTGTTTACCAGGCCTTAGGAGCCACCTTGCCGCAGTTTGCCCATATTTCCCTTATCCTGGGCCAGGACCGCAGCAAAATGTCCAAGCGCCACGGGGCTACCTCTGTTCAGCAGTACCGGGAGATGGGCTATCTGCCGGAAGCTCTGGTCAACTTTTTAGCCCTCTTGGGGTGGGCTCCGGAAGGGGAACAGGAGATCTTTTCTCTGCCAGAGCTGGTACAGGCCTTCTCCCTGGACCGGGTTGCCAAAAACCCGGCGGTTTTTGACCTGGACAAGCTGGATTGGATCAGCGGTTATTATATCAGGCAAACCCCGGTTGAACGCCTGGCGGAACTGGGTATGGGCTATTTGCAGTCAGCGGGCTACCTCCCGGCTAATCCTGCGGCGGCAAACCGGGAACTGGCCGAAAAACTGTTTTTGGCTGTGCGTCCGTATCTTACCCACCTGGCCCAGGTTACCCAATTCGGCCCCCTGTTTTTCGCCGCCAGGGTGGAACTGAGTAACGAAGCCAGGGAGGTCCTGGGGGAAGAGCAGGTGCCTCAAGTTATAAAATTATTTAGGCTGAAGCTGGATGAAATCGCAGAATTGGAGCCTCAAGCGGTAAAAAGCATGTTAAAATCCATCACGAAAGAGTTGAAACTGGGCGGGCGGCAGGTGTTTCAGCCCCTCCGGGCTGCCATTACCGGGCAAATCCATGGCCCGGAACTCCATGACATTATCCCGGTGATTGGAAGGGAACGAGTATTGAGCCGGCTGGCTGATTTGGAGGGGACGGCCCCGTGA
- a CDS encoding 2-C-methyl-D-erythritol 2,4-cyclodiphosphate synthase, protein MRVGLGFDVHRLVPGRPLILGGVKIPYQLGLAGHSDADVLVHALMDALLGALALGDIGQHFPDDDSRYAGIDSFLLLSRVMDLVKAKGYRVGNVDLVVIAERPKLANYKGEMRQNLAKALEIDLAAVGLKATTTEQLGFTGRGEGIAAQAVVLLETAGENYEI, encoded by the coding sequence TTGCGGGTAGGTTTAGGCTTTGATGTGCACAGGCTGGTTCCCGGCCGGCCGTTGATCCTGGGGGGAGTAAAAATACCTTATCAATTGGGACTGGCCGGTCATTCCGATGCCGATGTCCTGGTGCACGCTTTAATGGATGCCCTGTTGGGGGCCTTGGCCCTGGGGGATATCGGGCAGCATTTTCCCGATGACGATTCCCGGTATGCCGGGATTGACAGCTTCTTGTTGCTGTCCCGGGTGATGGATCTGGTCAAGGCTAAGGGCTACCGGGTGGGCAATGTAGATTTGGTGGTGATTGCCGAGCGACCCAAGCTGGCTAACTATAAGGGGGAAATGAGGCAAAACCTGGCTAAAGCCCTGGAGATTGACCTTGCGGCGGTGGGGCTAAAAGCAACCACAACGGAACAGCTGGGGTTTACCGGCCGGGGTGAAGGCATTGCCGCCCAGGCGGTGGTCCTGCTGGAGACAGCGGGAGAAAATTATGAAATATGA
- the folK gene encoding 2-amino-4-hydroxy-6-hydroxymethyldihydropteridine diphosphokinase has translation MTTVYLGLGSNIEPKEEHIRQAVHLLRNHSRITFKKASSLYLTEPVGYKEQDWFLNAVVSCDTDLGPLELLQELKKMEADLMRERTVRWGPRTIDIDLLLYGEEEISLPELVVPHPRGFQRAFVLVPLAEIAGEEPIFRGKTARDILAELGQGEKVEWYKECPQLMECPQSERKKQNV, from the coding sequence ATGACCACTGTCTATCTGGGGCTTGGTTCCAATATTGAACCGAAGGAGGAACACATCCGCCAGGCGGTTCATCTCTTGAGAAACCATAGCCGCATAACATTTAAAAAGGCGTCTTCCCTTTACCTGACCGAGCCGGTGGGCTACAAGGAGCAGGACTGGTTTTTAAATGCTGTCGTCTCCTGTGACACTGATCTTGGGCCATTGGAATTGCTGCAAGAGCTGAAAAAGATGGAAGCCGATCTGATGCGGGAGCGGACAGTGCGCTGGGGGCCCCGCACCATTGATATTGATCTTCTGCTCTATGGTGAAGAAGAAATAAGCCTACCGGAATTGGTAGTCCCCCACCCCAGGGGTTTCCAAAGAGCCTTTGTCCTGGTGCCGTTAGCAGAGATCGCCGGTGAGGAGCCAATTTTTCGCGGCAAAACTGCCCGGGACATCTTGGCTGAGTTAGGGCAAGGAGAAAAAGTGGAGTGGTATAAGGAATGTCCCCAATTAATGGAATGTCCCCAATCAGAAAGGAAAAAGCAAAATGTTTGA
- the bioF gene encoding 8-amino-7-oxononanoate synthase, translating to MEEFYQELARDLRELQDKNLFRGLRTVSGPPAEWVEIAGKRLLNLSSNNYLGLAGHPLLKKGALEAVERLGCGATASRLIVGNFDLYEEAEKELADFKNTEAALIFNSGYTANVGIITSLVTKGDLVLSDKLNHASIIDGILLSKADYIRYQHRDLASLEKALDQAKGYRRKLIVTDTVFSMDGGFAPLPEIVALKEHYGAILMIDEAHGGGIFGDHGRGVAEFYDVAKKVEVNMGTLSKAFGCAGAYVAGKKILIDYLLNKARSLIFTTGLPPAVVGSILAALQVVKTEKWRREQVLFKAAWMRERLQAAGFNLLNGQSQIIPVIIGDNETTLEFSRRLMAANILAVAIRPPTVPANSARLRLTVMATHREEDLEMAVAAVIKIGQELQVI from the coding sequence GTGGAGGAATTTTACCAGGAATTAGCCCGGGATTTAAGAGAACTGCAGGATAAAAATTTGTTCAGGGGATTAAGAACCGTTTCCGGGCCCCCTGCCGAATGGGTGGAGATAGCTGGTAAAAGACTGCTCAACTTGAGCAGTAATAACTACCTGGGCCTTGCCGGCCATCCGCTCCTGAAAAAAGGCGCATTGGAGGCTGTGGAAAGGCTTGGTTGCGGGGCTACTGCTTCCAGGCTGATCGTAGGCAACTTTGACCTCTATGAAGAGGCAGAAAAAGAGCTGGCTGATTTCAAAAACACGGAAGCGGCCCTGATCTTCAATTCCGGCTATACCGCAAATGTAGGCATCATCACCTCACTGGTAACAAAGGGTGACTTGGTCCTCAGCGATAAACTTAACCATGCCAGCATCATCGACGGCATCTTGCTTAGCAAGGCAGACTATATCCGCTATCAGCACCGGGACCTGGCCAGCTTAGAGAAGGCCTTGGACCAGGCAAAAGGGTATCGACGGAAACTAATTGTTACCGATACTGTATTCAGTATGGATGGTGGCTTCGCTCCCTTACCAGAAATAGTAGCATTAAAGGAACACTACGGCGCTATCCTGATGATTGATGAAGCCCACGGTGGCGGCATTTTCGGCGACCATGGCCGGGGTGTAGCTGAGTTCTATGATGTTGCCAAAAAGGTTGAGGTTAACATGGGCACTTTAAGCAAAGCCTTTGGCTGTGCCGGTGCTTATGTGGCAGGCAAAAAAATCCTCATCGATTATTTGCTGAATAAGGCCCGGAGCCTGATCTTCACTACCGGGCTGCCTCCCGCGGTAGTAGGCAGTATCCTGGCTGCCCTGCAAGTGGTGAAGACGGAGAAATGGCGCCGGGAACAGGTTTTGTTTAAGGCAGCCTGGATGCGGGAGCGATTGCAGGCAGCCGGTTTTAATCTCTTGAATGGGCAAAGTCAAATTATTCCTGTGATTATTGGCGATAACGAGACTACCCTGGAATTCAGCCGCCGTCTGATGGCCGCCAATATTCTGGCAGTGGCAATCAGGCCGCCCACGGTCCCGGCTAATTCGGCCAGGCTCCGGTTAACGGTCATGGCTACCCATCGGGAAGAAGATTTGGAGATGGCAGTGGCAGCAGTAATCAAAATTGGGCAGGAGTTACAGGTAATCTAA
- a CDS encoding aminotransferase class IV family protein, producing MTKDGFAGRVVDGKLVLEKETLVPCRDFGVLYGYGLFETLRVYPEGHIFDLQRHLERLFASCADLKIEPGLSLEELAGAVGEYVAQAGLKEGALRLTVTKGDASRGVPPAIFFSSRPTTYSPLNYEEGFTAVISPVRKNQASPLVYHKTLNYLDNLLALEEARQAGAQEALFLNHKLQLTEGTISNLFFVTNGILHTPAVACGLLAGITRQRVIDLAAALGYHVMAGEYVLTDLLAANEAFLTNSLMEVMPLCRVNATPIKNGKPGSVTRELLWHYKTLTGTTPADSQG from the coding sequence ATGACCAAGGATGGGTTTGCCGGAAGGGTGGTTGACGGGAAACTGGTTTTGGAAAAAGAGACCCTGGTGCCATGCCGGGATTTTGGTGTCCTCTATGGATACGGCTTGTTTGAGACCCTCAGGGTGTACCCGGAGGGGCACATCTTTGACCTGCAAAGACACCTGGAACGCCTCTTTGCTTCCTGTGCTGATCTAAAAATAGAACCAGGACTAAGCCTGGAAGAGTTGGCCGGTGCCGTGGGGGAATATGTGGCTCAAGCCGGGCTTAAAGAAGGGGCTTTACGGCTTACCGTCACCAAGGGTGACGCCAGCCGGGGTGTTCCTCCGGCCATCTTCTTTTCTTCCCGGCCAACAACCTACTCTCCCCTCAATTATGAAGAGGGTTTCACGGCCGTAATTTCTCCGGTGCGAAAAAACCAAGCCTCACCACTTGTTTACCACAAGACATTAAATTACCTGGATAACCTGCTGGCCCTGGAGGAGGCCCGCCAGGCAGGGGCCCAGGAAGCCCTGTTTTTAAACCATAAACTCCAGCTGACAGAAGGCACGATCAGCAACCTCTTTTTTGTAACGAATGGGATCCTCCACACGCCCGCTGTTGCCTGCGGTTTGCTGGCAGGTATTACGCGGCAAAGGGTCATCGACCTGGCCGCTGCTCTCGGTTATCATGTAATGGCAGGGGAATACGTTTTGACAGACCTCTTAGCTGCCAACGAGGCCTTTTTGACCAATTCCTTAATGGAAGTGATGCCCCTCTGTCGAGTGAACGCCACCCCTATCAAAAACGGCAAACCAGGATCAGTGACCAGAGAGCTGCTGTGGCACTACAAAACTCTGACGGGAACAACTCCTGCCGACAGCCAAGGGTAG